The genome window TCTTCAGAACACTCAAAACTAACCGTAAGGTGACTTATTGGTACGGAGGTCGTTCCAAAGCAGAATTGTTTTACATAGAACACTTTCGTTCCTTAGAACGCGAATTTCCTAATTTTAAATTCTATCTAGCACTTTCTGAGCCAGCTGAAGGAGATAATTGGAAAGTAAAAGAAGACATCGATTCTGAAGGTGATGGATTTGTAGGCTTTATTCACCAGGTGGTTATAGATCAATACTTAAACAAACATGAAGCCCCAGAAGATATGGAGGTATATTTCTGTGGACCGCCATTAATGAATAACGCCGTTGGTAAAATGGCAGAGGATTTTGGTGTGGATCCTGAGAATATACGTTTTGATGACTTTGGAGGATAGATATAGCATCATTCTTACATTAAATATTAAAGCCTGATCTAAGTAAGATCAGGCTTTTTTTTGCTCCTTATTTAGACGATTTAAAGAAACCTTTAGATTATAAACTTTGCGTTAAACATAGGTCTTCATCATCCTTTTCCAGTTCGATAATTGGCATTTTAAATACTCTTTAAAGTGGATATAGGTTATAAATCGATGGTGATACTTGTTTGGCTCTACATAAATAAAGGCGCAACGATTTTAATAGCCAATTCCTATGAATGGAAAAGAATTGTTTATTGGTTTCGTTTAATAACAATGTTTAATTTGCAAGCCACAGATGTTATTGTTGTAAAAGGTACTAGTGAAATTTGTAGTTTTATGATAAGAGACGATCCAAATACTCAGGGAGTTCTTTCAAAGTAGCCCTTTCCACACTTTATCGGTATTTTTAAGTGTTTCACTTGGTCTTAAATAATGGTTTTTAACCGATCACATCTATTAAATGAACGCTATAAAGCGCTGTTTATCGAATGGTTAAGGTTTATTTATCCAATAACATATGGTATTTTGATTGCTTTTTTTCCTATGCACGCATCTAGAATACGCATGTATTTTTAGTATTTCTGATATATTTTCGTTAACAGGTTATTTTATTCGTTGAAAGTTGCTTTTTCAGATGTTTTGAATGGTGTACAGAAGCAGGAATCCTACTATAATTGTTGAGTAATCAGGGATAACTATTATCTGATTGTTAAATAATCTAGATATACTAAACATTTGTTAAGCACACAATTCATGAAAAAATACCTACAATTAGTAATTTTATTTGCAATGTTGCCTGTTTTAGGTCAAAACATTGATTATACAAGTAATGTAACTGGGTTCTTCGGGGATTGCCCAGATAGAAGCGGCAATGAAGAGTATACTTGGAACGGATGGCTTTCTGATGATTTTGATGTTACAGAAGATGCAACAGGTTGTATAACTAACGAATCTAACGGTCCAACGACCCACGCAGGAAATTTCCTTACAAGAACCAGAACTAATATAGCTTCTACTCAAATCATAACAAGATTTGACGGTTGGGAAGACGACAGTAATGACAACGGAAATGGAAACGGAAACGGAAACGGAAACGGAAACGGAAACGGAAACGGAAATGGAAACGGAAATGGAAATGGAAATGGAAATGGAAATGGAAATGGAAATGGCGGTAGTAGAGTTGATCTATGTAACTATGATAGTGCTGTTGACGACTGTCGAGTGCAAAAAACAAGTTATTTCAGTGTCACAGATGCTGTGGAGAATGTTTCGCAATCTAGAAATTGGAGATGTGGCACTTCCAAAATGAACATGAGGGTTTCTTTCTCTTATCAATACGCAACTACTTCTTTAGAAAATGCTACCAGCTATAATGGGACCTTCACAACTGATGGAGACCTTCCTTTTTGGGGAGCGCAAGGAGCTTGGGGTAATTCAAATGAGAATACCGCTGCTTCTGGATCTATAGACGACCATCAAACTTCTTCTTTTAGTACCACAGTCACTTGTATGACAGAAGTAAGTTTTAATTGGAGAGTTTCTTCTGAAGCTTCTTATGATTTTTTAAAGGTATATGTAAACGGGAACTTAGAAAGACAAATTTCTGGAGAGACAAATTGGGCTACAGTAACATTACCTCTTGATCGTGGAACGAATATTATAACATGGGAGTATGCTAAGGATGCTTACGTTTCTGAACATTTAGATAGAGGTTTTGTAGATGATATTAGTTTTAACAATAACGAGCCAATTTACGCTGGTTCTATAGATGGGGCACAATCCTTTTGTGCAGGTGAATTACCTAATGCTTTAGGAACTGTAAATTACACGAACACTTTATATAATGGTTTAACTCAACAATGGCAGCAGAATGTTGCAGGAATCTGGGTGGATTTAGTAAATGAAAATGATGGGAGTTTAGACTTTAATGCTCCTTTAACTGGATCAACTACTTTTCGTAAGAAAGTAAGCGATACTTGTGGTAATGCCAATTACTCTAATGAAATTGTAGTGACGATGACGGCGAGAGATGTGGCAGAGTTTAGTTATGCAAGTATTTCTTTTTATCCAGAGGATATAACGGCAGTACCTCAGTTAGGTGCAGCTACTGTTTCAAATGGATTTTTTACAGGAACAAATGGTCTTGTGATAGATCCTTTAACTGGAGTTGTTGATGTGGTGGCATCTGCTTTTGGAGCGTATCAAGTAACTTATACTACTGATGGGGATTGTAGCGGTGCAGAAACGGTAGATATCAAAATAGAAAAGGATTTTATTTTTAACAATGGCGCATGGACCCCAAATGATCCAAGTGATCTAAACAACCCTTCTACAAGAGATCACAGCATTCAAATAATGGAAGATATTGTTTATGGGGACCAACTTATCGCAAAAAACATTATCATAGCACCAGCGGTTTATGTTTCCTTTACTAGTGATGTGTCTGTCTACAACAAATTAGATAATCAAGGGAACATGATTAGCACAAGAAGTTTCACAGCAGCTGAAGTAAATAATACAGTAGCTTGGTTTTCTAACAAAGCATCTTTTGAAGTTCTTGCGGTTGAAAATTCCAACCTGGTACTTACAGGGAACTATATCATCAATAGCAAGCTATTCAATAATGATGCGACTTCCACATCTATAGTTGACGCTTCTAATGCTGATGTGATTTTCAGATCGACTGCTGATAAAACGGCTGTTATAGACGGTGCTTTTATAAATGTTATTGGAAGTGTTGATACAGAAAACTTTATGGAAAGCCGCAGATCATTCCGATTCTTATCATCTTCAGTTAGTTCTACTACCTCTATATATCAAAATTGGCAAGAAAGTGGAGACGACCTTATTG of Nonlabens sp. Ci31 contains these proteins:
- a CDS encoding T9SS type A sorting domain-containing protein, yielding MKKYLQLVILFAMLPVLGQNIDYTSNVTGFFGDCPDRSGNEEYTWNGWLSDDFDVTEDATGCITNESNGPTTHAGNFLTRTRTNIASTQIITRFDGWEDDSNDNGNGNGNGNGNGNGNGNGNGNGNGNGNGNGNGNGNGGSRVDLCNYDSAVDDCRVQKTSYFSVTDAVENVSQSRNWRCGTSKMNMRVSFSYQYATTSLENATSYNGTFTTDGDLPFWGAQGAWGNSNENTAASGSIDDHQTSSFSTTVTCMTEVSFNWRVSSEASYDFLKVYVNGNLERQISGETNWATVTLPLDRGTNIITWEYAKDAYVSEHLDRGFVDDISFNNNEPIYAGSIDGAQSFCAGELPNALGTVNYTNTLYNGLTQQWQQNVAGIWVDLVNENDGSLDFNAPLTGSTTFRKKVSDTCGNANYSNEIVVTMTARDVAEFSYASISFYPEDITAVPQLGAATVSNGFFTGTNGLVIDPLTGVVDVVASAFGAYQVTYTTDGDCSGAETVDIKIEKDFIFNNGAWTPNDPSDLNNPSTRDHSIQIMEDIVYGDQLIAKNIIIAPAVYVSFTSDVSVYNKLDNQGNMISTRSFTAAEVNNTVAWFSNKASFEVLAVENSNLVLTGNYIINSKLFNNDATSTSIVDASNADVIFRSTADKTAVIDGAFINVIGSVDTENFMESRRSFRFLSSSVSSTTSIYQNWQESGDDLIVGLGTHITGAGGTANGFDTSGSNNPSMFGYDNLNQSWIPQTSTNQQQDVFTAGKPYRLLVRGDRQTDLTSNSSAPSQTVLRANGTLENSSKVVNDIALNSGEYMMIGNPYQSNLDLASELRKLLTNSSIDLTAVDPNFYYVWDALGNQEGVYRTYDLVTNSFVGAQIPNSRMIPGTIAPGQSFFIAASGAANGNVILNRTSNDTPLIPGLRNQINSNSSLMISLFDNTSTTSAAASIDGLMIRFENGSNNGVDNSDAVKFSNIDENMARQHTSGSLLSIENRALPFDGEELQLFNNNYRNTNYIIEVAATNLGQVQGVLVDNLNSTRTILNEGQSTSYSFTVDNANAQSIASDRFKIVFENTTLGVDDVITDTTGIKIYPNPATGDFVTLDLGLKSSDAQVSVYNVLGQLVSTQETKGLSKLTIHTSDLSAGTYLVKVVVDGQKYVEKLLVK